The Vulpes lagopus strain Blue_001 chromosome 6, ASM1834538v1, whole genome shotgun sequence genome has a segment encoding these proteins:
- the SLC25A29 gene encoding mitochondrial basic amino acids transporter has translation MALDFLAGCAGGVAGVLVGHPFDTVKVRLQVQSAEKPQYRGTLHCFQSIIKQESVLGLYKGLGSPLLGLTFINALVFGVQGNTLRALGRDSPLNQFVAGAAAGAIQCVICCPMELAKTRLQLQGPGAPRAYRGSLHCLAHIYRREGLRGVNRGMASTLLRETPGFGVYFLSYDVLTRALGCEPGAPLLVPKLLLAGGASGTLSWLSTYPVDVLKSRLQADGLRGAPRYGGIADCARQSYRAEGWRVFTRGLASTLLRAFPVNAATLATVTVVLSYARGPGLAQPSSL, from the exons ATGGCGCTCGACTTCCTGGCTGGATGCGCGGGGG GTGTGGCAGGCGTGCTTGTGGGACACCCATTTGACACGGTCAAG GTGCGGCTGCAGGTGCAGAGCGCGGAGAAGCCTCAGTACCGGGGGACCCTGCACTGCTTCCAGTCCATCATCAAGCAGGAGAGC gtgctGGGCCTGTACAAGGGCCTGGGCTCGCCGCTCCTGGGGCTCACGTTCATCAACGCGCTGGTGTTCGGCGTGCAGGGCAACACCCTGCGGGCGCTGGGCCGCGACTCGCCGCTGAACCAGTTCgtggcgggcgcggcggcgggcgccATCCAGTGCGTCATCTGCTGCCCCATGGAGCTCGCCAAGACGCGGCTGCAGCTGCAGGGCCCGGGCGCCCCGCGCGCCTACCGGGGCTCGCTGCACTGCCTGGCGCACATCTACCGGCGCGAGGGCCTGCGCGGCGTGAACCGGGGCATGGCCTCCACGCTGCTGCGCGAGACCCCGGGCTTCGGCGTCTACTTCTTGTCCTACGACGTGCTCACGCGCGCGCTCGGCTGCGAGCCCGGCGCCCCGCTGCTGGTGCCCAAGCTGCTGCTGGCGGGCGGCGCGTCGGGCACCCTGTCCTGGCTGTCCACCTACCCCGTGGACGTGCTCAAGTCGCGGCTGCAGGCCGACGGGCTCCGCGGCGCCCCGCGCTACGGCGGCATCGCGGACTGCGCGCGCCAGAGCTACCGCGCCGAGGGCTGGCGCGTGTTCACGCGGGGGCTGGCGTCCACGCTGCTGCGCGCCTTCCCGGTCAACGCCGCCACCCTGGCCACCGTCACGGTGGTGCTCAGCTACGCGCGCGGCCCCGGCCTGGCCCAGCCCTCCAGCCTGTGA